The genome window GCCTGGTCCAGCAATTCGGCGGGCTTGCCGCTCTTGGCCTTTTCACCCAGCTTGGCCTCGGCGTCGTAGATGGCCTTGGTGGCGGCTTGCAGTTCCTTCAGGCGAAACGTCACCGTCTGGTCGTACAGCGATTGCACAACGTAGTAACGGCTCTGCGACAGGTCGGCGTTGAATTGCACCTTGCTGCGCTTTGCGATTTCAGCCGGATCGGGATAGCCCGGCGGAATCTTGCCGGCCAGCGCCGTGTAGGGCAGCACGGGCAGACGCGATATTTTCGGTTCCAGCAGTAACTCCTGGCCGGCCTGGCTCAGCGTGAAAGCAATGAACTTCTTGCCTTCCTCGGTATTTTTCGCGCCCTCGATCAACGCAATGTTCGCCGGCACGATAGCGGTTTCAGAGGGGTAGACGAATTCCACCGGAAACTTGGAATACTTGCTGGACAGACCAAAGAAGTCGATGACCGGGCCCGCGCCAAACTGGCCATTGTTCACGCCGTCCGGTACGCCGAACGAGCGCTCTGTCACGGCGCTGCTGTTGCCCGACATGCGCAGCAGAGTGCGCCAGCCGTCATCCCAGCCTTCGCCTTGCAGAATGGTCTCTACCGTCAGGTGCATGGTGCCCGAACGGGAAGGCGACGTGATGCCCACGTGGCCGAACCATTGCGGTGCGAGCAAATCCTTCCACTCCACCGGGGCGGGTATCTTGTGCGCTGCGATATAGCGGGTGTTGTAGACAATGCCATACCCGGCCAATGCTTGGCCCAGGTACATGCCGCCCGGGTCATTGATGGGGTAATTGCCGATTTTGTCCGGCACGTCCTTGTTTGCTACATCGGATGACTTGGCCAGCAGCTTGTCGCGGCCCAGCACTTCAAAGGCGTCCGGCGCGCTGGCCCAGAACACTTCAGGCCGCTGGCCGGCGGGCGTCTCGCGCACATAGGCAATGCCAGAGACCGTGTTCTTGTTCAGGACTTCCAGCGTGATGCCCGGGTTGGCTTTTTCGAAGGCGGTCTTGTAGGCCTGGGTCAGGTCCTTGGGGAACGACGTAATCACCGTGACGGTGCCGGCAAGAGCCGGGGCCGCGCAAACGGCCAGCAACGCCCCTGCAAGGGCTGTGCGCATTGCATACATGGTTTGTCTCCGTAGTTTTAGATTTGTTCGGAGACAGTAAGGGCTGATCTGCTATGCGTCCAATCAGAAATTTTGATGCGCATCATCAGTGCGGGCGTCGTGAGCCGACGCCCGGTTGGGCGCTTTACGCCGTGGCGGACACGGTGCCGCCGCCTTGTGCGGCGGCCTTGGCCTGCTGGGCCATGACTTGGGCGATCTGCCCTTGAATCTGCATGGCCTGGGCATTGAGCGCCTTCAATTGCTGCGCCTTGATTTCAGGCGGCATTCCGCTGGCTTGGAGCTTGGCAATCTGGTCCATGACGCGCTTCAACTGCTTCTGCAACTCTTTGATCAGGCGGGTGAATTCGTCTTCGTTGTCTGTGCTTTCCGCCGCCTGGGCGCCACCGACTTTCATACTGCCCGCGTTGTTGACCCGGATTTTTCCGTCGGCAGTTACCGTGGTGGAGCTTTCGTTGGTCGCCGCCTTGGCTTCCTTGTTTGCCTGGATTCTTTCTGCCCACAAATCGGCAAGGCTGCCAATCCGGGACGTGCCGCTGATGGAATTGATGGCCATGATTGCTCCTGCTTCCTTGGTGGGCTTTCGGGTTTTCTCTAATACGGCAAGTTTGACTGGAAACTTAAACGTTGCCGCCCGTTCGCGGCCCCATTTACACTGGCGCCCGCTCATACCCAATACCTTCCCCGGGGAATCCATGTCCAATTCCTATTTTCCGCGCTGGCGCCTGGCGGATGACGCCGAGCCCGGCGTCATCATTGCGCCCGATGAACGGCTGTCCTGGCCCAAGAACGTCGCCATGGGCGCCCAACACGTGGTGGCGATGTTCGGTTCGACCGTGCTGGCCCCTTTGCTGATGGGCTTTGACCCCAACGTCGCCATCTTGATGTCGGGTATCGGCACCCTGATTTTCTTTCTGTTCGTCGGCGGCCGGGTGCCCAGTTATCTGGGGTCCAGCTTTGCCTTTATCGGCGGGGTAATTGCGGTCACCGGTTATGCAGGCGGCGGCGCCAACGCCAATATCGGCGTGGCGCTTGGGGCCATCATCGCCTGCGGCCTTGCGTATACGCTGATCGGCGTCATTGTCTGGATCGTCAATGCGCGTGCCGGCGGCGGCGCCAATTGGATCGATGCGCTGATGCCGCCTGTGGTGACGGGCGCGGTCGTGGCCGTGATCGGCCTGAATCTGGCGCCGATTGCCGCTAAAGGCGCGATGGGCTCGTCGGTTTTTGACAGCGTCATGGCGCTGGTCACGATCGTCTGCGTTGGCGGTATCGCGGTCTATACCAAGGGCATGGTGCAGCGCCTGCTGATCCTGGTCGGACTGATTCTGGCTTGCGTGGTGTACGCCATTCTTGCCAATGGCATGGGTCTGGGCAAGCCCATCGACTTCTCCGGCGTGGCCGCAGCCGCCTGGATCGGCCTGCCGCATTTTGCGGCGCCGGTCTTCAAGGCCGAGGCCATGGGGTTGATTGTGCCGGTCGCCATTATTCTGGTGGCCGAGAACCTGGGCCACGTGAAAGCCGTCAGCGCCATGACCGGCCAGGATCTGGACCGCTATTTGGGCCGCGCCTTTGTTGGCGACGGCGTGGCCACCATGGTCTCGGGCGCCGTGGGCGGCACGGGCGTCACCACCTATGCCGAGAACATCGGGGTGATGGCGGTTACGCGTATCTATTCGACGCTGGTGTTTGTCGTGGCCGCGCTGATCGCCATTGTGCTGGGTTTCTCGCCCAAGTTCGGCGCGCTGATCCAGACCATCCCTGGCCCTGTGCTGGGCGGTATGTCAGTCGTGGTGTTCGGGCTGATCGCCATCGCCGGCGCCCGGATCTGGGTGGTCAACCAAGTGGACTTCAGCGACAACCGCAACCTGATAGTGGCTGCGGTCACGCTGGTGTTGGGGGCGGGCGATTTCACCATCAAGCTGGGTGACTTCATGTTGGGCGGCATTGGTACCGCCACCTTCGGCGCCATCATCCTGTACGCGATCTTGCGCCGCCGCAAGCCCGCAACGGGTCCGGTATCCGGTCACTAATGTGATCAGGCGCGCGGGCGTGCAAGCCCGCGCGCAGCGGCCCGTGCATCAGGTGCGGGACAAACGGGTTGCCGGTTTGGCTCGTGATAGCTGGGCTGGCACGGCCTCAATCACCTGTCCCGACTGCGTTTTGAACACGGCGGTGGCCTCTGACAGGCGCCGCGCCTGTTCCTCCATCGCGGAGGCTGCGGCCGATGCCTCTTCGACCAGCGCAGCGTTCTGCTGGGTCACTTCATCCATCTGTGAGACTGCCAGGCTGACCTGGTCAATGCCGCTGGCCTGCTGGGTCGATGCGGCCGAGATTTCGCCCATGATGTCCGTCACACGCTGCACGGACGCCACGATCTCCTGCATGGTCTGGCCAGCGGCAGATACTTGCGCCGAGCCGGCCTTGACCGTGTCCACCGAGGCCTCGATCAGCGTCTTGATCTCTTTGGCGGCCTGGGCGGCGCGTTGCGCGAGCGACCGGACTTCCCCGGCCACCACGGCAAAACCCTTGCCCTGTTCTCCGGCGCGCGCGGCTTCCACGGCGGCGTTCAGCGCCAGGATGTTGGTCTGAAAGGCGATGCCATCAATCACCGACACAATGTCCGCGATACGGCGGGAACTGTCCGAGATGCCTTGCATCGTGGTCACGACCTGGCCGACGTTGTGGCCGCCGCGTTGCGCGACCTCCATGCTGACGGCGGCCAGCTGATTCGCCTGGGCAGCATTCTCGGCATTTTGTTTAACGGTGGCGGCCAGTTCCTCCATGGTCGCTGCCGTTTCTTCCAGCGCCGCCGCCTGCTCCTCGGTGCGGGTAGACAGGTCGGCGTTGCCCGCCGCGATCTCGGCCGCGCCCAGGTTGATTTCCTCGACGCCGTTGCGCACAGTGGAAATGGTTCGGGTCAGCCCCTCCTGCATACGCTTTAGCGACGCAAACAGGGTGCCGATTTCATTATTGCTGCGAGTTTCGATCCGGTTGGTCAGGTCTCCGGCGGCAATGCGGTCAAAATGCCTGCCCGCTTCCTGCAAGGGCAGCAACACGCCGCGGCGGATGAAGGTCCAGCACAACACCGTCAACAGCAGGGCGACAGTCAGCAGCGAG of Achromobacter seleniivolatilans contains these proteins:
- a CDS encoding ABC transporter substrate-binding protein, whose protein sequence is MYAMRTALAGALLAVCAAPALAGTVTVITSFPKDLTQAYKTAFEKANPGITLEVLNKNTVSGIAYVRETPAGQRPEVFWASAPDAFEVLGRDKLLAKSSDVANKDVPDKIGNYPINDPGGMYLGQALAGYGIVYNTRYIAAHKIPAPVEWKDLLAPQWFGHVGITSPSRSGTMHLTVETILQGEGWDDGWRTLLRMSGNSSAVTERSFGVPDGVNNGQFGAGPVIDFFGLSSKYSKFPVEFVYPSETAIVPANIALIEGAKNTEEGKKFIAFTLSQAGQELLLEPKISRLPVLPYTALAGKIPPGYPDPAEIAKRSKVQFNADLSQSRYYVVQSLYDQTVTFRLKELQAATKAIYDAEAKLGEKAKSGKPAELLDQARKLTWAPLVDGKKAADPAFLAIFAGNKKDAAVNQQITQLEGEWNGRAKANYEEAVKLAKQAAAL
- a CDS encoding FlxA-like family protein, which codes for MAINSISGTSRIGSLADLWAERIQANKEAKAATNESSTTVTADGKIRVNNAGSMKVGGAQAAESTDNEDEFTRLIKELQKQLKRVMDQIAKLQASGMPPEIKAQQLKALNAQAMQIQGQIAQVMAQQAKAAAQGGGTVSATA
- a CDS encoding solute carrier family 23 protein; the protein is MSNSYFPRWRLADDAEPGVIIAPDERLSWPKNVAMGAQHVVAMFGSTVLAPLLMGFDPNVAILMSGIGTLIFFLFVGGRVPSYLGSSFAFIGGVIAVTGYAGGGANANIGVALGAIIACGLAYTLIGVIVWIVNARAGGGANWIDALMPPVVTGAVVAVIGLNLAPIAAKGAMGSSVFDSVMALVTIVCVGGIAVYTKGMVQRLLILVGLILACVVYAILANGMGLGKPIDFSGVAAAAWIGLPHFAAPVFKAEAMGLIVPVAIILVAENLGHVKAVSAMTGQDLDRYLGRAFVGDGVATMVSGAVGGTGVTTYAENIGVMAVTRIYSTLVFVVAALIAIVLGFSPKFGALIQTIPGPVLGGMSVVVFGLIAIAGARIWVVNQVDFSDNRNLIVAAVTLVLGAGDFTIKLGDFMLGGIGTATFGAIILYAILRRRKPATGPVSGH
- a CDS encoding methyl-accepting chemotaxis protein — translated: MLERIKIRTGMLLVLACFVIALAFACGLSWQNAAVSVTEFEDLNTVAVQQVDPLHESSAALLRTRLALDAGIAAVQSGAPDQASAAEQEAASQLKLARERFAYYMTVPKSERGQALANTLQTRFTEYTALLDTLATAVKERSLAKYQQDAGRARIMDATYVRDMQAFLARVQERSDSVLAAAQSTYSTARISSISLLTVALLLTVLCWTFIRRGVLLPLQEAGRHFDRIAAGDLTNRIETRSNNEIGTLFASLKRMQEGLTRTISTVRNGVEEINLGAAEIAAGNADLSTRTEEQAAALEETAATMEELAATVKQNAENAAQANQLAAVSMEVAQRGGHNVGQVVTTMQGISDSSRRIADIVSVIDGIAFQTNILALNAAVEAARAGEQGKGFAVVAGEVRSLAQRAAQAAKEIKTLIEASVDTVKAGSAQVSAAGQTMQEIVASVQRVTDIMGEISAASTQQASGIDQVSLAVSQMDEVTQQNAALVEEASAAASAMEEQARRLSEATAVFKTQSGQVIEAVPAQLSRAKPATRLSRT